The DNA segment TGTACCTGGTCGGTGGGGATGGTGCCGGTGAGGGCTTGGTCGGCGGCGAGGGGGTCGGTGGAGGCGACCCAGAAGCCGCCGTCGCGGTTGCGGTATTGGCCGAGGGTTTCGACGTACTCGCGGCGGGCTTCGGCGTGTTCGGGTGTGCCGCCGGTCAGGCTGTCGAGCCGTGCGCGGTGGGGTGCGGCGACCTGTTCGAGCCGGTCGTCGCAGATCACGATCGGGTCAGGTGTGTCGGTGTCGAGGATGAGGGTGCTGTCGCCGAGGACGAGCCAGTCGAGGTGGTCGGCGGTTTGGCGGAGCATGATGACGGTGGCGGAGGGGGAGCCGCCGTGGGTCAGGTCGCAGGTGTAGTCGTGCAGTGAGGTGACGTGCTTGATGCCCTGGGCGAGGAGTTCGGGCAGGGGGCCGGTGCTTTGGGTCATCTCGGCGAGCAGGGTGGAGCCGAGGGTGTGGGAGTACCAGCGCACGCTGTGGGAGCAGGTCGAGGTGATGCCCGGGGGGATGCTGGCGCCGTCGAGGAGGACGACGGCGTCGGCGGTGGCGGCGATGAAGTCTTCGTTGGGCCGGTCGGGGTAGGCGGGTTGGCTGGCGAAGGCGACGCGCATCAGGTGTCCTCGTGCCGGTAGAGCGGGCTGGCCAGTTCCGCCCGCACTGGTTCCCCGGTTTGCGGGTCGTATTCGACGCCGACTACGCAGGAGAAGCGGCGGTCGCCGACCTGCCCCCACAAGGTGGCGATCTCGCTGGCGAGTAGGTGGATGACGCCGAGGGAGCCGTTGGGGTGGATACCGGCGATGGCCAGGAACGAGCCGTTGCCGTCCGGGCGGGGCAGTCGGCCGAGGAAGGCCGAGTCGGTGGGCTGCTGAGGGTCGAGCTGGGAGCCGGAGCGGTACTCGCGCCCGGTGCGGGTGTCGAGGAGCTTCCAGCCGGTGTCGTCGCGGTCCCAGCGGATGACCGGGTCGGCGTCGTACGCCTGGCGCATGGCGTCGGACATGCGGGGGCCGCAGATGACGAGCAGGCCGGGCCGGTTGAGGTCGATCTGCCCGTCGATGGTGACGTTGTCGGTTGCGACGGTCAGGCCGAAGGTCCGGGCGAGGTCTTCCAGGCGCTTGCCGGCGCGCATGTCGTCCAGGGCGACCATGGAGCGGCCGGTCGCTGCGTCGTGCCGTAGCGGGGTCACGACGGTGACGGTTCCGACGCCGAGGAACGCGCCTTCGGGGGCGGGGCCGGTGTGGCGGATCTGGTGGATACGCCCGCGGGACAGCCCGGCCTTCTCGGCGATCTGCGCATACGACATGCCCCGGGCGTGAAGTTCCTGGATGATGCGGCGGCGGAGCCGGGCCAGTTCGGTGACTTCTTGCTGGGCGGCGTTGAGTCGTTCGGTGGCGACCCGGAGCAGCAGGTAGGGATCGTCGATCGCGGCGATTTTGTCCAGGTCGCTCGGTGGCACGGTTCCTCCTCGGTGGTGCGCTCCCGAGTCTAGGCCCCTAGACGAAATGCCGTCTATCCCTCTTGACAGTACGGTTTTGAGGGGTTTGCCGCTCTTTGGGTCCACGGCCCGGATCGCTGAGCGCCGGTTGGGGACACCGCGCGGGCTCACCGCGTCATTCCCGTCAGCAGGGCCGCCCAGACCTCACGCGCGCGGGCGAGGGGCCAGTGGTGGGTCTCGCGGATCTCGGGTGCGTCCTCGTTTTGGAGGGTGCGCCGAATGAACCCCTGCCCGCCCGCCTGGCACAACTCATAGACCATGGCGAGGCAGTCGCAGGTCCAGGCGAGCACGCGCACCCGCGCTCCGTCCGAGGGTTCGAACCATTCCAGCTTCTTGCACCCGGGTTGCCGGCGATCGGGGACGTGTGGGCTCACGCAGGTCATGACCGGGACGTCGCCTGTGCGGCGGCTGCAATCGGGTCGACCTTGAGCAGCGCCCAGACGGTACGGCCGGCCTGGCTGCCGTACACGCCCCAGTTGTCGGCCAGGGAGGCGACCAGCAACAAGCCGCGGCCGCCCTCGTCCTCACTGGGCCGTACGAGCCGGGGAAGGCTGGGGCCGCCTTCGTCGGTGACGCCGAGCCAGATCTGATCGGGTTCGGCCTGGATGCTGACGGTGAACTTGCCGCCGAACCGGGCCGAGGCGGTGTGCCGGACGGCGTTGGTCGCCAGTTCGCTCACGATGAGCTCGGCCGACTCGACGACATGCCAGTTGCCGAGGGTGGCGGTGATGAAGCGGCGGGCTTCGGTGACCGAGGCGGGACGGCCGAGGAAGTGCCGGGACAGGCGCCATGGGGGCATGGGACACGCTCCGTCGTATAGGGGGCTAGACATGCCTACGATCAGGAGCGTATGACCAACGTTAGAAGGTTCTCAAGGAATACGACGCATAAATGCGTCAGTCGTCGAGCTGCTTCGCCAGCTCCCGGAAGTCCGAAGCGATCTCACTCAGCAGCGCCCGCAGGTCGTCCCCGTACACGGCCGCACCCGCGAACGCCTCGAACGCCTCTTCATGAGCGCCGATCTCGGCCGCCTCCGTCAGCGTGAGATCACCGGTCAGGCTCTCCACCACACTCACGGACCCATCGAAGACGGTGAACCCGTGGAGTGGGAAGGCCGGAGCCTCTGTCCTCCACGGCACGACGCCGAGCCGGACATGCGGAAGTGTCGACACCTGAGCCAACCGGTCGAGCTGGGCCAGCATTAGCGAGGGCGACCCTGGCCAGGTACGCACCGCACTCTCGGTCAGCACGAAGGCGAACCGCCGGCTCTCCTCGAACAGCAAGGCTTGAGCATCCACGCGCACCGCGGCGGCTTTGGCCGCCTCGTCCTCATCCACATCCCGGCCGATGGAGACCGCGAGCCGCGCATACTCCGCCGTCTGCAACAGAGCCGGGATCATTGCCGAGGAGAAGACCGCCAGCCACTTGGACGACCGAACCCTCGCAGCATTCGCCGCCTCCCGGCCAGCCAACCCACTCTTCAGCTGGGACACCTCCTCACGCAGCCGTAAGAGCAGCGTGTCCAACTCCCGCCGCGCGTCCTGGCCGAGGTCGAGGGCTACAGCCACCCGCTCAACTGTCTCCGGCGTCGGCAGCAGCCGCCCCGTCTCCATCCGCGAAATCGTCGGCTGCGCCACCCCGGCCCGCTGTGCCAAGTCCTTACCAGTCAGCCCCGCATCCTTGCGCAGCCGCCGCAGCAACTCTCCTAAGGCGCGTAGCCGATCCCGACGATTATCCACCCGGACGTTCTATCATGACACGCTTCAGCCATATCTCACAGCCGCACTACTGGATGCTCTGACAGCGCACGCTGCGGCAATTCGGGATCACAGGCCGTAGGTAATTCCGGTCAGACGGGTCGTATCAGTTTAGTTCTTGGCGGCACAGAGACTAAAGAGTGGGGTAGGCCCTTCAGCATGGCGCGGAGATCAAGTTCCTCCTCGCTTGTAGCGAAAATTATCTGCGCCCCAGAGGCTCCATCGGTAGCTGCCCTATTTAGCAGTGCCGCGAAGCTCAGTCGGTTCGTCTCTTGCTGACGGGGCTCATCGAACACCAGTAGGCGCGCATGGTTGGTGTTGTACCGCATGCTAGCTTCAAGGAAAGCTAAGAGATACGCCCAGATGACCCGAATCATGTCGCTTGCGGATAAGTCGAAACCCAGGTCAAAGCCTTCATGTGTAGGACGATACGTTTCCCGGGACACCTCAATTGACTGAGGAGGTAGGGAATGGAAATGATATCTTCTTAGCTGATCCACGAGAGAGGCCTCTAGGAAGTCGACCTTCTCGGTATCCGACGATGAGCGCGGCCTGTTGACAAGTGCTCGAAGAGATTCCCGGTTGGTCGCCCAGGCCGCCGCTCTAGATCGCAGTTCTGCTGTTGTATCGGCGATATCGTCGCGTATCTTGGTTAGAGTCTCGATACGCTCGGAAAGCCGAAGTTTCTCCGTAATGGCCGCGACGGAAGGCTGCGAATTAGCGGATGTAAGGGAATCTTTCAGGGCCCGGATACGCCTTCTGATCTCCGAACTCTGCGAGCGCAATCTGTCGAGTTTGGTCTCTTGTACGTCGATCAGTCGATACAAATCGTCCCTGATAGCTCGAAAAGTTCGAAGTTCTTGCTCGATAAACCTTATGTTCTCCTCAGGCGACATCGGGTGATGGGTCACTTCGAAGCCGTCCGGCAAGCTCTGCTGGCACGTGGGGCAAACTGAATCTCCAGCTATCACCGCAGCGTGTCTCGATCCCAACCGCCGAAGCAGAGCGGCATCTCTATGGCGCTGAAGATCTTCCTCCAAAGAGGACACCCTGAGTTCAATACTGTCTCTTCGTCCTGTCGCGTCCCCTAATTCCTGAAGGGCGTCCGCGGTAAGTGCAGTAAGCGCAGTTAATTCTTCCTGGCTCTGAGTGAGCTGTATTTCGAGCTCAGGCGCGTCCTCTCCAACGCTAGGTACTTCATCTTCTAGGGACTCGTAGGCGGACGACAAGGAATCAATCTCCTGCTCAAGGCTCAGCCAAGCGCCGGAGTTGTGGACTACAGCTTCCGCAGCCACCTCTGAGATGTTCGCGGACGGCCTCGTAGGAAGCCCACGAATGACTACTGAAGAAGCCTTTGCGAGAGCCGTTAAGTCGCTAACAACTTGCTTCCATTCGCTCTCCATGATGCCGGCAGCGGATTCCAATCTTTGGCGCTGCAGAACCGCTTGGTACTCCTCTAGAGCCAGGATGAACTCTGCTGCACGTCGGCTTACGTCACGAATCATAAAGTACGTTGGTATTCTCGCCTGCACACCTGACCAACCGTGCTTCTGCTCCACGAAAAAGAATGGAAACAAACATTCTAGATAGAGCGGCACTTCGCTGCCGTCCATCCTCGCGACCTGAGGGAGATTCCAACCGATGAACCGTGCTAATTCGTAGTGAAACCCGCTCTCCCTCTGAGCAGCGCCGGGGCGGCGAACGAAGAAGTCGCGTCCTGTAGAGGGCATGCGTTCAGTGAGTACTGGCCCGCCAAATGTTTCGATAAGAGCGGAATCTCTGTCGGCGCTTTTTACGGCGCGTCTCACCGTCATGATCTCGGCATTGGCGTTCTCAATCTCTAAAGCGACCCAAGACTCTCGTACGCGATACTCTTGCCCCTCTACCTCAATAGTGTCCGTCATTGCATGAGGCAAAGGTATGTCACGCTTTGCGCTGAGCATTCCTTCAAGCCCAAGTGCGTATATGATCGCTTGCAAGCACGTAGACTTGCCGCTTGAGTTATCTGCGCGCAGGACATTGAGGCCATCTGTGAAAGAGATTTCGGTACCGCATACGGGCCCATCGGTGAATACCTGGATCCGCAGGTGGCGGAGTCTAAGCATACGTCACCAGTCCATGATTTCGCGTATAGCCTTCTGGGATATTTTGTTGGGAAGCCTGCTTAAGAAGGCCTTTTCTTGTTGCATCACCTCGGAGTTCGCCCAGATGCTACGGGCTAAGGCCACACCGGAGTCACTGAGCGATATTGTCTGGTTTTCATTCCGTTCGACAAGCCCGGCAGACACTGCAATCGCTATCGTGCGGGTTAGTGATGGATCATAGCGAACCGCGAAATCGTCGGGAGATTTTCGTCGCTCAAACCATCGCACAAGAATCTCCTGAGATCCTTTAGATCTTAGCGCCCAGGATAGTAAATAGATCTGTTCCATATTAGCCGTGTTTCCGCGGCATCGCGCTAGAATAAGCACCAGTGCGGACAGGCGCCATCCGTGGCGCAGGTCACCGGGGATCGGGTCAGGCCTACGCGCAAAAGCGACTGGTGATTCTAGGCTTCCGAAAATGTCCGCGAGATCGTCCGGGCTAAGCATAACTGTGCCTCTAGGAGGTAGGCGAAGGGAAGCTAAGTGGACACCGCATAAGCCAGTCCGCAATGGAGGCCCAAGCAATTACAGTCCTCAATCTTCCGTCGAGCGCTGGCACATCCCTTCCCAGTTCCGCATCGATCTCTTTTGCAATCTGGGCTAGGTTGCCGAATTCAACCGAATCGCTAGGATACTCCAATACTAGAAGCTGTTCTTTGTGGTTCCTGTAGCGACTGGTGAACTCCCAGTTCTCCGGATACTTACTACGCATGCGTTCGAGTGCGTTCTCTCCGTCAACGTACTGTCTAATCAGACTCTCAATAACTTTCAGGCGACGCGGTTCGTCAGCTACAAGGTCCCTGAGTTTGGTATCAGCGGTTGCGACCAACTGTTCGTTCGCTTCAATCCAGGCTTGGACCTGTTCTGGCGACGAGGTCTCTACATCAATAAGTGTCCTGGGTTGCTGTAAGACCTGTTCGCGAGTATCAGCATATGCATCTTCATCCAAGACGACTATGTGGAAGTCGGGATCTAAATGTGGGAGATGCTTGTCGCGATATTCCTGCGTTTTGTCTGAAGCGTGCTGAATAAGCTCATAAGAGTCAAAAAATGGTACAAAAAAGACGTAAGTCTTAATTCTTACATGACCCAAAAGGCGGAGAAACTTTTCTTGCCGATCTTCAAGCTTTGCGAGGTCACGCGTCAACTTGTCGCGCTGCTTTTCGTAGCGGTCCTTGACAGGCACGGGCTCCTGTACTGCGTAGCATTGAAAGGCGCATCCATCATAGGTGAAGGCTTCAATGCCTAGGTCACCTCTGTGTCGCGCAGGGACGACCTGAACCTGATGTGCGCCGTATCGTCGCCGAATAAGTAGAATGCACCAACTCTCCCAGTCTTCGCCGAGCCAACTTGTCGCACTCGCCACTTCGGTTTTACTCCTCCGAAAGGTCGCTTGAATCTAACTCTTGCTTGTACTGTCCGCTATGAGATCACCATACGTGGGTAGTGTAAAATTTCAACGGTATAAGTTGCCAAACCGCCGCGTTCCGGTGCTCCACAGCGGCGACGATGAAGTCGTATGGGCATGCTGATCGACGGCCGCCTTGGCTCCTCTGCTCACAAATGAGCAGCTCAGCTGCCGAATTGTGCTTTTAAGGATCAAGGGCGGCGCTGCGCCGCCGCCTCGCGGCCCTGCGCCCGCTCGGCGGCCGGGCTTGCGGCCTGGGGGCCGGTCCCGGCCGCCGGCGGCTCGGGCCGACACAGGACACCTCGAGCGGTCGCGCTCTGCCGCGTGATTCCACTGCGCTAACAAGTTGGGCAATCCGGATCGCCACACGGTTCTGTACGCCCACGCGGCATCCGTACGGGTGTAGGGCTTACGAACTCGTTGCGCTTGGACTGCGCCCGAGGTTGGGTTGCTGGAGTGATGACCACTGCATCCGGGATTGCGCGTCGGGGGCGAGGCCTTGCGGTCCCTCCGCTGCTTCCTCTCGCGGCTATCTGGTCCCAGCCCTCTCCCTCGGTTGTGATGGCGAAGCGGTTCCTTGCATGCAGCTGGGCCATAGCCTGCGTCAATCCCTGCTCGAGAACTTAGCCAGACGCTGTTGTATCGCTCCAAGCAGCGAGATCGTTTCGCCTCCGGCGGGGGCCTCCAGCTCCGGGATGCCGCCCGAGCTGGAGAGCACGGGCCGCAATGGCTGAGGTAGGAGCCCGCGCATCCCGTCTGCCATCGACCCAGGCAGAGCCCAGCAGACCGGCTCCTCCGGTTCAAGCCCGTCTGTGACCCTTGGCGTCCAATGGCTGCGGAACGGCGACCGGCTAAGGTACACGCAAAGACGGGCTTGCCCCTCCGTCGCCGGCCCGCTGCCGCTTCGCGGTGGGTCGACGGCATACGGGATGCGCGGAGGGCGAGGCGTGCGCGTCCGCGCAGGTCACTAGCCCGCTCTAGTTGCAGTTTTAGTTGCAGTTCCCCTTCGTACCAAGCCGTTCCAGGAGGACCGCCGTGCGGTGTTGGTCCAGGTGGAACGGATCGGGACGGTCGAGAGCCGAGCTGCTAATGCGGTTTGGGTCTTAAGCCCATCCGGGGTTCAAATCCCCGAGCCTCCGCAGTTCAAAGCCCCTCTCGCCGGTCTTCGGCGAGAGGGGCTTTTTGATCTCCAGGGGGTCTCTAGTTGCAGTTGCCTTCAGCCCCTTGTTTAGTCCTCGCCCCACAGGGCCGCCCCCATGCGCTCGCTGGCGTCCTTCACCTGGGGACTGGCGATGTGGGTGTAACGCTCTGTCGTCGTGACGCGGGCGTGGCCGAGGATCTCCTGCACGACCCGGATGTGGACGCCCTGCTCGACGAGGAGTGTCCCGGCCGTATGCCGCGCGTCGTGGAGGCGGGCCTCCCTGACCCCGGCCTGGCGGAGGAGCGCCTTACACATCTTGTAGTCCTCGCTGCGCTCCATCGGCCGGCCCCGGCGGGTGGGGAAGAGAAGGTCGTGATCCTCCCAGAGCTCACCGGCCTCCGCCCGTTCGGCGTCCTGGCGCTTCTTGTGCTCGCGCAGGATCGGAAGCAACTCCGGCGGACACTGGAGGGTCAGCCGACTCCGGCCCTTGCGTTGCCGAAAGACGATGCCGCCGCCCGTACGCTGCGGGCAGCGGTCGGCGTGCCCGGTGCAGCCCTTCGCGCACGTCCGCGGCGCGGCGCGCCGCCGCACTGCGGCCCGTCGCCCGCCTGCCGGCCGGGCATGCGGCCTGGGGGCCGGTCCCGGCCGGCAGCGGCTCGGGCCGTGCGCCACCCCGCAGCACACGCCGTGATCCAGCGCACCCGTCGACCACAGCGCCGCGCCGCTGCACTCCGCTCTTCGCGGCGCCTCATACTTCGCATGGTCCCCGTCATGCCTTGCCCCTGCCTGGACACGGACCTCACGTACGCAGAATGCTCAGAACATGGAGCCAATGACGTACGAGGATGTGGTGGACCGCCTCGTGCAGGACGTTCCGGAGTTCGCTCCGGTTTGGCGGGAGCATGTAGCCGATAACGGAGAGGTCCTACCGCACGTGCTGTTTTGGCACGTCACAACGCTCGTCCTTGGCGCGCATGAGCGAGGAGACCAAAAGCTCGTCGGGCGTTGCCTCGGCTTCCTTGAGCGTGCTCTTCAGTCGACAGACGTCCGCGTGCGGGAACTGGTTGGAGCTTCCTTCGTGTACAGCGTTGGCCCGTGGGATCCGGCTGTTCGTGACTTCATCGGGACGTGGCCTCCGCTTCTGCGAGAGCAGGCAGCTCGTGATGGCTGGCAGGCAACGGAAGCGCGTAACAAATCCCGCTGAAGAGTGCATGCCTCCGGCGGGGGACTCCGGTTCCGGGATGGCGCCGAGCTGGAGAGCACGGGCCGTAGATGGCTGAGGTAGGAGCCGCGCATCCCTCCGGCCATCGACCCAGGCGGAGCCCGGCAGACCGGCTCCTCCGGCTCAAGCCCGTCTTTGGCCCTTGGCGTCCAATGGCCGAGGAACGGCGACGGCTTCAGGTACACGCGAAGACGGGCTTGCCCCTCCGTCGCCGGCACGCTGCCGCTTCGCGGTGGGTCGACATCCCCGAGCCCCCGCAGTTCAAAGCCCCCTCTCGCCGGTCTTCGGCGAGGGGGGCTTTTTGATCTCCACAGGGCCTCTGGTTGCAGTTGCCCCACCGCTCCGTCACCGGGGTCTATCCGCCGGACGCGAATGCCAGGATGTCGTCCACCGCGTCGCGCAGCCTTTTGAAGTGACGGTGCGCTCCGTCCACGGCGACAGGCGTGTTGACGTTCCACACGGTCATTGCGGCCCTCAGCCCGGCCTGTACGCCGGAAGGAGCGTCCTCGACGACAAGGCAGTGCTCCGGCGGGACACCGAATCGCCGGGCGGCCAGCAGGTAGGGGTCGGGTGATGGTTTGCCCCGCTCGACCGCGGCCGCGTCCACGATCACCTCCGGTATGGGTAGCCGGGTGCGGAGGAAACGCCCGCGGACCCTATGGGCGTAGTTCGAGGTGACCAGTGCCCATGCTCCGGTGGGAAGTCCGTGCAGAAGCCTGGACGCCCCGTCGAAGGCCGTGTAGGCGCCGGAACGCACGTCCTCGTCCTCCAACGCGTGCAGTGCCATCAGGCAGGTGTGGGGATCCAGGT comes from the Microbispora sp. ZYX-F-249 genome and includes:
- a CDS encoding integrase — its product is MRVAFASQPAYPDRPNEDFIAATADAVVLLDGASIPPGITSTCSHSVRWYSHTLGSTLLAEMTQSTGPLPELLAQGIKHVTSLHDYTCDLTHGGSPSATVIMLRQTADHLDWLVLGDSTLILDTDTPDPIVICDDRLEQVAAPHRARLDSLTGGTPEHAEARREYVETLGQYRNRDGGFWVASTDPLAADQALTGTIPTDQVHAAALLTDGAADAVSRYRLMTWRQLLEVLTQDGPAELIRQVREAERTDPHGERWPRSKPADDATASWISFLNREAL
- a CDS encoding sigma factor-like helix-turn-helix DNA-binding protein, yielding MPPSDLDKIAAIDDPYLLLRVATERLNAAQQEVTELARLRRRIIQELHARGMSYAQIAEKAGLSRGRIHQIRHTGPAPEGAFLGVGTVTVVTPLRHDAATGRSMVALDDMRAGKRLEDLARTFGLTVATDNVTIDGQIDLNRPGLLVICGPRMSDAMRQAYDADPVIRWDRDDTGWKLLDTRTGREYRSGSQLDPQQPTDSAFLGRLPRPDGNGSFLAIAGIHPNGSLGVIHLLASEIATLWGQVGDRRFSCVVGVEYDPQTGEPVRAELASPLYRHEDT
- a CDS encoding ATP-binding protein, producing MPPWRLSRHFLGRPASVTEARRFITATLGNWHVVESAELIVSELATNAVRHTASARFGGKFTVSIQAEPDQIWLGVTDEGGPSLPRLVRPSEDEGGRGLLLVASLADNWGVYGSQAGRTVWALLKVDPIAAAAQATSRS
- a CDS encoding helix-turn-helix domain-containing protein, which produces MLRRLRKDAGLTGKDLAQRAGVAQPTISRMETGRLLPTPETVERVAVALDLGQDARRELDTLLLRLREEVSQLKSGLAGREAANAARVRSSKWLAVFSSAMIPALLQTAEYARLAVSIGRDVDEDEAAKAAAVRVDAQALLFEESRRFAFVLTESAVRTWPGSPSLMLAQLDRLAQVSTLPHVRLGVVPWRTEAPAFPLHGFTVFDGSVSVVESLTGDLTLTEAAEIGAHEEAFEAFAGAAVYGDDLRALLSEIASDFRELAKQLDD
- a CDS encoding AAA family ATPase — translated: MLRLRHLRIQVFTDGPVCGTEISFTDGLNVLRADNSSGKSTCLQAIIYALGLEGMLSAKRDIPLPHAMTDTIEVEGQEYRVRESWVALEIENANAEIMTVRRAVKSADRDSALIETFGGPVLTERMPSTGRDFFVRRPGAAQRESGFHYELARFIGWNLPQVARMDGSEVPLYLECLFPFFFVEQKHGWSGVQARIPTYFMIRDVSRRAAEFILALEEYQAVLQRQRLESAAGIMESEWKQVVSDLTALAKASSVVIRGLPTRPSANISEVAAEAVVHNSGAWLSLEQEIDSLSSAYESLEDEVPSVGEDAPELEIQLTQSQEELTALTALTADALQELGDATGRRDSIELRVSSLEEDLQRHRDAALLRRLGSRHAAVIAGDSVCPTCQQSLPDGFEVTHHPMSPEENIRFIEQELRTFRAIRDDLYRLIDVQETKLDRLRSQSSEIRRRIRALKDSLTSANSQPSVAAITEKLRLSERIETLTKIRDDIADTTAELRSRAAAWATNRESLRALVNRPRSSSDTEKVDFLEASLVDQLRRYHFHSLPPQSIEVSRETYRPTHEGFDLGFDLSASDMIRVIWAYLLAFLEASMRYNTNHARLLVFDEPRQQETNRLSFAALLNRAATDGASGAQIIFATSEEELDLRAMLKGLPHSLVSVPPRTKLIRPV
- a CDS encoding tyrosine-type recombinase/integrase, which produces MLPILREHKKRQDAERAEAGELWEDHDLLFPTRRGRPMERSEDYKMCKALLRQAGVREARLHDARHTAGTLLVEQGVHIRVVQEILGHARVTTTERYTHIASPQVKDASERMGAALWGED
- a CDS encoding DUF7674 family protein; this encodes MTYEDVVDRLVQDVPEFAPVWREHVADNGEVLPHVLFWHVTTLVLGAHERGDQKLVGRCLGFLERALQSTDVRVRELVGASFVYSVGPWDPAVRDFIGTWPPLLREQAARDGWQATEARNKSR
- a CDS encoding HAD family hydrolase codes for the protein MSAASRPPRPARCVFFDVDGTLIDALDNQRRVWATWAVQHALDPEEVYRVALRTRPVETFAAVAPDLDPHTCLMALHALEDEDVRSGAYTAFDGASRLLHGLPTGAWALVTSNYAHRVRGRFLRTRLPIPEVIVDAAAVERGKPSPDPYLLAARRFGVPPEHCLVVEDAPSGVQAGLRAAMTVWNVNTPVAVDGAHRHFKRLRDAVDDILAFASGG